The Longimicrobium sp. genome segment GAGCGGAAGCTCCACGGCGTGCGAGGGGACGGTCTCGTAGTAGTTGGTGCGGTCCAGCCAGGTGGATCCGTTGTTGGTGCCGCCCACCCGCTCCAGCAGGTCGTCGAAGTCGCCCTTGGGGGCGTGCTGCGAGCCCTCGAACATCAGGTGCTCTAACAGGTGGGCCAGGCCGGTGCGCCCCGGCCGCTCGTCTCGCGACCCTACGCGGTACATGAGGTGCACGGCCACCAGCGGCGCGGTGCGGTCTTCGTGGGCCACGATCCGCATCCCGTTGCGCAGCACGTGCGTGCGCGACTCGATGCGGAACGGGGTGTCGTGGGTATCCTGCACGTCGGTTCGTCTCCGGGTTGCTCGCTTCGCCGGCGCACGGCGCGCCCTGTGCGAAGGGGCCGAATCTAACACTTCGGGAGCCGTTCCGCTCCCGCGCCGCGCAACAGGCGGCACGCAATCTCCATCCGCCGCACGCCATGAGCCAGACCGACCTTCCGTCCGCCCGCGCGCGGGCGCTGCTCCGCGTCCTGGGGCGCCTTCCGCAGGGCGCGCTCTCCCGCGCCTTCGGCCGCATCGCGGACACGCCCCTCCCGCGCCCGCTGCGCCGCCCCGTCCTGGGCGCCTTTGCCCGCGCAGTCGGCGCCGACGTCGGCGAGTGCGAGCTGCCGCTGGAGGAGTACCCGTCGCTCAACCGCTTCTTCGTGCGCAAGCTGCGCGATGGCGCGCGCACGTGGCCCGCCGACCCGCGCGTCGCGGCGTCGCCGGTGGACGGCGTGTTCGGGCAGGTGGGGCGGGTGACGCAAGGGAAGCTGATCCAGGCCAAGGGGCGCCAGTACACGCTGGCCGGCCTGCTGGACGACGGGGCGGAGTGGGAGCGGTTCGAGGGCGGCGCCTTCGCCACCATCTACCTGAGCCCGCGCGACTATCACCGCATCCACTCGCCGTGCGGGGGCGTGGTGCCGCGCGCGCGCCACATCCCCGGTGCGCTCCTCCCGGTGAACGCCCCTGCCGTGGCGCACCTCCCCGACCTCTTCGCCCGCAACGAGCGCCTCCTGGCCTACATCGACGGCCCGCTCGGGCGCGTGGCGATGGTGGCGGTGGGCGCCTACAACGTCGGCCGCATCTCCGCCGCCTTCGACCCTGCCTGGAACGCCCCCGCCGGCTCCTCCTCCTGGGTCACCAACCGTCGCTGCCTCTCCGCCGCCACGAAGACCTACGACCCGC includes the following:
- the asd gene encoding archaetidylserine decarboxylase (Phosphatidylserine decarboxylase is synthesized as a single chain precursor. Generation of the pyruvoyl active site from a Ser is coupled to cleavage of a Gly-Ser bond between the larger (beta) and smaller (alpha chains). It is an integral membrane protein.) → MSQTDLPSARARALLRVLGRLPQGALSRAFGRIADTPLPRPLRRPVLGAFARAVGADVGECELPLEEYPSLNRFFVRKLRDGARTWPADPRVAASPVDGVFGQVGRVTQGKLIQAKGRQYTLAGLLDDGAEWERFEGGAFATIYLSPRDYHRIHSPCGGVVPRARHIPGALLPVNAPAVAHLPDLFARNERLLAYIDGPLGRVAMVAVGAYNVGRISAAFDPAWNAPAGSSSWVTNRRCLSAATKTYDPPVPIAQGDEIMTFHLGSTVVLVFEPGRVELAEGSVAGAPVRLGSGIGRG